The DNA segment ACCGACAAGTACTACACCAAGCGTTTCGAAGCTGAAACGAATTTGACCGGTTACTTGGTGATGGACCTGTCCAAATCGATGGGTTTTGCCGGTACCGGCTCGATGACCAAGTTTGAGTACTGCACTTGTTTGGCGGCGTCGCTGACGTACTTGATGACGATGCAGAAGGACCCGGTCGGGTTGATCTCGTTCGACGAAAAGATGCGAGCGCTGCTGCCCGCGCGAAGTCGTCGTGGTCACTTGGGTGACGTCATGGCGTCACTGTCGCGATTGGAACCGACTGGACGCACTGACTTGCCAACGTCGTTGATTCAATTGGCTGCGATGCTGAAACAACATTCGCTGGTGATATTGTTTTCGGATCTGTTGCCCACCGATACGGAAACTGGCACGCCCGATGACGTGATTTCAGCACTCGCTCGGCTGCGGCACGGCGGTCACGACGTGATCGTGTTCCATGTCATGGACGAAGCCGAAGTGAAATTTCCCTATGACGGATCGGTCCAATTCGAAGATGCGGAAACCGGCGAAACCGTTTCCGTTGACGCCACGGGTTTTCGCGAAGACTACCTGCAGCAACTCGACGAGTTCCGTGAAACCTACCGTGCCGGTTGTCATAAACTGCACGTCGATTATGTCCCGCTGGACACCAGCACGCCGTTCGACAAGGCGCTGACGGAATATTTGCTGCAGCGACAGCAAAGTTTCTGATCGGCATTGAGCCGAAACTTGTTCGACTGTGTCTTTTTGCCGCTGTCCAGGAATAAAACCATCGTTCACGCCCTCGAATTCACCCTCCCACCCCGCGTCCGACTCTCCCAAAGGGAGAGTGATATCGCGAGCTTGTTTCCGTACGATTTCTCAAACGCCGCGAGGGCAAACACCGTCGCTCGAAGGTGCGGGTTACAATGGCAACTCGCCTACCGACCGCCCTCCCCCCGTACCGAGTTTTGCTCCTATGAGAGTTCGATCTGCCTTTGCCGTTTTTGCGGCGACTGCAACGCTGGCATCGTTTCTGGTGTCCTCGACCGCAAACGCAGCCGAGGGTGACGCCAAGCGACCCAACATTTTGTTTGTGTTGGTCGACGATCAGTCGCCTTATGACTTGTCGTGTTACAACCCGGCAACCGAGCTGCAGACACCGACTCTTGATCGATTGGCAGCGGAAGGGATGGTGATCGATTCGGCTCGTCAGATGGGCGCTTGGGTCGGAGCCGTTTGTACGTCGTCGCGTCACATGATCATGTCAGGCCGAACGTTGTGGCATATCCCCGACCGCGGCAACAAGACGACGAACAACCCGAACGCGGCGAACCCGAACCTAGTGCCGCCTGATTTGGTGGACTACACGATGGCTTCGGTCTTCAATCGGGCTGGCTACGACACAATGCGAACGTGTAAGCAAGGAAATTCGTACGATGCGGCCAACAAGCAATTCACTGTCGTTCATGACGCCACGAAACGCGGTGGAACCGACCAGTCCGGCAGCCATTGGCATGGCCAGCAAGTGATGGACTACTTGAATGATCGAGAAGCGAAAAGCGATGAAGATCCGTTTTTGATTTACTTTGGTTTTTCGCATCCCCACGACACGCGTGATGGCAAACCCGAACTGTTGGCAAAGTATGGTGCGACCAATCACAAGGATATAAACAGTTTGCCGGCGGCTAATCCAAAGCAGCCAGCATTGCCGGTCGGCTATTTGCCCGAGCATCCCTTTCATCATGGACAACCAGGGCTGCGCGATGAGGAAAAAGTCAGCGGAGTGTGGACGAATCGTGACGAGCGAACGATTCGAAATGAAATGGGTCGCGAGTTTGCGTGTAGCGAAAATATTGACATTCAATTGGATCGTGTCCTGCAGAAACTGGATTCCATGAATGAACTCGATAACACCTATGTGATCTACACGTCGGACCACGGTATGGCGATCGGGCGACACGGTTTGCAAGGCAAACAAAACCTGTACGAGCACACGTGGCGAGTTCCGTTCATCGTCAAAGGTCCTGGTATCAAACCTGGATCGCGAGCTCCCGGCGATATCTACCTGCTGGATGTCTTGGCAACGATGTGTGACTTAGCGGGCATCGAAGCACCAAAGACGAACGAAGGAATCAGTTTCAAGCCCGTCTTGGAAGGCAAAACGGATTCGGTTCGCGATATCATGTATGGTTGTTATTGCGGCGGTACCAAACCAGGCATGCGCTGTGTCAAGAAAGGCGATTGGAAACTGATTCAGTACGACGTGCTCGATGGTTCCGTGCAAGAGCAGCAGTTGTTCAATCTGGCCGATAACCCAAGCGAGTTTCTTGCTCAGCATCACGATGCTGACCTGGTGAAATTGACCGGCCATGCCCCGACGGCGGATCAAACCAATCTGGCTGGTGATGCACGCTATGCCGACAAGCTCGCTGAAATGGAAGCATTGATGCTAGCCGAGATGCGCCGGCTTGATGATCCACACCGACTTTGGAATCAACCGGACGATGGTCTGGCGAAGCAGGCTCCCAAAGCAAAACGAAAGCAGAAAGCGTCTGCGAATTAGACTCGCAGATAGCTGTTCGCTTTCGCTAGATTTGCGATTTAGCAATCGCGTGGGCGAGTTGTCGGTATTTCGGATACAGCAAATCGTAAGTCTCCTTGCGTTCGGCTCGCGGCCGAACGATGGTTTGGCGGTCTTGCGGCGCACTCGCCATTACAGACGCGGCCGACGCGATTGATTCAAATCCGCTGGCCTTCGATCCGGCCGCAAACATCCCTAACACGGCTGCTCCCATGGCCGGACCTTGCGTCGTCGGGTGGATTTCGATCTCCGCTCCTAGCACGTCCGCGTAAACTTCGACAAAGGCGCGGTTGTGATGGGGTAAGCCGCCGGTGGCAACGAAACGGTGGATCGGAACACCGCCGTCGCGAAGCATTTCGACGATCCAGCGAAGTCCAAATGCGGATGCTTCCATCAGTGCCAAATACAAATGTTCGGGGCCGTGTTCGAGCCCCAATCCGGTGAAAGCACCGCGAACGCTGCCGTCCATCAGCGGTGTTCGACATCCGTTCATCCAGTCCATGCACATCACGCCATCGGCGCCTGGCGGCAACTGCATCGCCGCCTCGGAAATCGAATCGAACGATTCCAGTCCTAGCAATCGACCTAGCCATGCAAACGCGTCACCGACTGCTGTTTGTCCGGTTTCGTAACCAAACATGCCTGGCAAAATACCGCCCTCCACGACTCCCGCAACACCCGGCACATCCGCCATAGTGACGGCGTTGAGCATGTGGCAACTGCTGGTCCCCATCACCATCACAAGAGTCCCCGCGTCGGCGGCACCTACGCCTGGTACGGCCGAATGCGCGTCGATGATTGCTGTTGATACAGGCGTGCCCGCGGCTAATCCGAACCGCGTTGCCATCTCACTGGACAACGTGCCTGCGACCTCACCCGGCGAACGCATCACTCCGGGCAAACGATTGGCAACCGATTCAGCGAGCCGTGGATCGACGGCTGTAAAGTAGTCGGTCGACGGATAGCCATCGGCCGCGGACCACATCGCTTTGTAACCAGCCTGGCAAGTTGATCGCGTCAGCGTATCGGCCGCTCCGCCAACCAATTGCCACACA comes from the Rubripirellula reticaptiva genome and includes:
- a CDS encoding DUF58 domain-containing protein — encoded protein: MSSPLSPESLQSIKRLDLRARMVIRGFLQGLHSSPFQGFSVQFSEHRRYNRGDDPRLIDWLVYAKTDKYYTKRFEAETNLTGYLVMDLSKSMGFAGTGSMTKFEYCTCLAASLTYLMTMQKDPVGLISFDEKMRALLPARSRRGHLGDVMASLSRLEPTGRTDLPTSLIQLAAMLKQHSLVILFSDLLPTDTETGTPDDVISALARLRHGGHDVIVFHVMDEAEVKFPYDGSVQFEDAETGETVSVDATGFREDYLQQLDEFRETYRAGCHKLHVDYVPLDTSTPFDKALTEYLLQRQQSF
- a CDS encoding sulfatase-like hydrolase/transferase yields the protein MRVRSAFAVFAATATLASFLVSSTANAAEGDAKRPNILFVLVDDQSPYDLSCYNPATELQTPTLDRLAAEGMVIDSARQMGAWVGAVCTSSRHMIMSGRTLWHIPDRGNKTTNNPNAANPNLVPPDLVDYTMASVFNRAGYDTMRTCKQGNSYDAANKQFTVVHDATKRGGTDQSGSHWHGQQVMDYLNDREAKSDEDPFLIYFGFSHPHDTRDGKPELLAKYGATNHKDINSLPAANPKQPALPVGYLPEHPFHHGQPGLRDEEKVSGVWTNRDERTIRNEMGREFACSENIDIQLDRVLQKLDSMNELDNTYVIYTSDHGMAIGRHGLQGKQNLYEHTWRVPFIVKGPGIKPGSRAPGDIYLLDVLATMCDLAGIEAPKTNEGISFKPVLEGKTDSVRDIMYGCYCGGTKPGMRCVKKGDWKLIQYDVLDGSVQEQQLFNLADNPSEFLAQHHDADLVKLTGHAPTADQTNLAGDARYADKLAEMEALMLAEMRRLDDPHRLWNQPDDGLAKQAPKAKRKQKASAN
- a CDS encoding ribulokinase; the encoded protein is MSHPISLGLDFGTESVRAILVDTQGKQWAIAETSFASGQITDTLPGCGKRLPAQYALQCPGDWIESAATATRAAIEEAGIGPDRIVGIGVDFTSCTMLPTTIDGTPLCDLDTFKATPLAWPKLWKHHGAMDQTEHMNEIARQRGESFLLRYGGTIGLEWFFPKMLETIQNAPEVAEAAEVWLEAGDWFVWQLVGGAADTLTRSTCQAGYKAMWSAADGYPSTDYFTAVDPRLAESVANRLPGVMRSPGEVAGTLSSEMATRFGLAAGTPVSTAIIDAHSAVPGVGAADAGTLVMVMGTSSCHMLNAVTMADVPGVAGVVEGGILPGMFGYETGQTAVGDAFAWLGRLLGLESFDSISEAAMQLPPGADGVMCMDWMNGCRTPLMDGSVRGAFTGLGLEHGPEHLYLALMEASAFGLRWIVEMLRDGGVPIHRFVATGGLPHHNRAFVEVYADVLGAEIEIHPTTQGPAMGAAVLGMFAAGSKASGFESIASAASVMASAPQDRQTIVRPRAERKETYDLLYPKYRQLAHAIAKSQI